A genomic region of Pseudomonas sp. RSB 5.4 contains the following coding sequences:
- a CDS encoding methyl-accepting chemotaxis protein, which produces MSQPRARIASQLGLALAVILAIVISGSTVFALRSLDTANLATREEHLASEARLLADQLSTFHGTLRESTQRLSGLFEKRFSAGLSIHPEEPVTVAGTQTPGLHLGSEVLNNNFKEVDEFKQMTAGVATLFVRSGEDFVRVSTSLTKQDGTRAIGTLLDHAHPAYAKLMAGQGYVGRALLFDRSYMTQYTPVRDGSGKVIAVLFVGFDYTDAQNAQFANLKRFRIGQNGSLALLDEQNKWLVAPAGVQALDQAVPVINGLAKTPGKGQFWSDSGEDFYSIAVPFEGGPWSVVASMPKSEIRAVTWSVGTQLAIGSLLAMLIAVGAAMWLLRSKLQPLGDLVRQAEALGAGDLSVRLNVSSNDEIGQLSRAFNQMSQALSTMVEHIRRSSEEVNSRAQALSGLSGGAYEGMEQQSGEITSMAGAVEEFSATSLNIADNMGNTQRLAQENAQQTQIGRTSMQEASSSLEQIAGALNTTATVINTLGQRSQEIGGIVSVITSIAEQTNLLALNAAIEAARAGEQGRGFAVVADEVRNLASRTRQATDEISGMIHSIQQETGNAISTMEQGNLLMQEGLSRNANVASALARIDEQSRSAGQQFAAITTATQEQSSTATLLSSNLQSIALANSEQREVVSNLAVTAKELEKLAADLRSEVDRFR; this is translated from the coding sequence ATGTCTCAACCTCGCGCCCGGATCGCCTCGCAGCTGGGCCTTGCGCTCGCTGTGATACTGGCGATTGTCATCAGCGGCAGTACGGTGTTTGCCCTGCGTTCGCTGGATACCGCCAACCTCGCCACCCGTGAAGAGCACCTCGCCAGTGAGGCGCGGCTGCTGGCCGACCAACTGAGCACCTTCCACGGCACGCTGCGCGAAAGCACCCAGCGCCTGAGCGGGCTGTTCGAGAAGCGCTTCAGCGCGGGCCTGAGCATTCACCCGGAAGAGCCGGTGACGGTTGCAGGCACTCAAACCCCGGGCCTGCACCTGGGCAGCGAAGTGTTGAACAACAACTTCAAGGAAGTTGACGAGTTCAAGCAGATGACCGCTGGCGTCGCCACGCTGTTCGTGCGCAGCGGCGAAGACTTCGTGCGGGTCAGCACCTCCCTGACCAAACAGGACGGCACGCGCGCTATCGGCACCTTGCTCGACCACGCGCATCCGGCCTACGCGAAGTTGATGGCCGGTCAGGGTTACGTCGGACGCGCCTTGCTGTTCGATCGCTCCTACATGACTCAGTACACCCCGGTGCGCGATGGCAGCGGCAAGGTGATTGCGGTGTTGTTCGTCGGTTTCGACTACACCGATGCGCAGAACGCCCAGTTCGCCAATCTCAAGCGTTTCCGTATCGGTCAGAACGGTTCGCTGGCGTTGCTGGATGAGCAAAACAAATGGCTGGTGGCGCCGGCGGGGGTGCAGGCGCTGGATCAAGCGGTGCCGGTGATCAACGGCCTGGCCAAGACCCCGGGCAAGGGTCAGTTCTGGAGCGACAGCGGCGAAGATTTCTACAGCATTGCCGTGCCGTTCGAGGGCGGCCCCTGGTCGGTGGTGGCGAGCATGCCGAAGTCCGAGATTCGCGCGGTCACCTGGAGTGTCGGCACCCAACTGGCCATCGGCAGCCTACTGGCGATGTTGATCGCGGTGGGCGCGGCGATGTGGCTGCTGCGCAGCAAGCTGCAGCCGCTGGGCGATCTGGTGCGTCAGGCCGAAGCGCTGGGCGCCGGTGATCTGAGCGTGCGCCTGAATGTGTCGAGCAACGACGAGATCGGCCAGTTGTCCCGTGCGTTCAACCAGATGAGCCAGGCGCTGTCGACCATGGTCGAGCACATCCGCCGCTCCTCGGAAGAGGTCAACAGCCGTGCGCAGGCGTTGTCCGGTTTGTCCGGTGGTGCGTACGAAGGCATGGAGCAGCAGTCCGGCGAAATCACCAGCATGGCCGGTGCGGTGGAAGAGTTCAGCGCCACCTCGTTGAACATCGCCGACAACATGGGCAACACCCAGCGTCTGGCCCAGGAAAATGCCCAGCAAACCCAGATCGGTCGCACCTCGATGCAAGAGGCGTCGTCCTCGCTGGAGCAAATTGCCGGCGCGCTGAACACTACGGCCACAGTGATCAACACCCTCGGTCAGCGCTCCCAGGAAATCGGCGGCATCGTCAGCGTCATCACCTCGATTGCCGAACAGACCAACCTGCTGGCGCTCAACGCGGCCATCGAAGCTGCGCGTGCCGGTGAACAGGGTCGTGGCTTCGCCGTGGTGGCCGATGAGGTGCGCAACCTCGCTTCGCGCACCCGTCAGGCTACCGATGAAATCTCCGGGATGATTCACAGCATCCAGCAGGAAACCGGCAACGCCATCAGCACCATGGAACAGGGCAACCTGTTGATGCAGGAAGGCCTGTCGCGCAACGCCAACGTGGCGTCGGCGCTGGCGCGGATCGATGAGCAGAGCCGTTCTGCCGGCCAGCAGTTCGCGGCGATTACCACCGCGACCCAGGAGCAGAGCAGTACCGCTACGTTGCTGAGCAGTAACCTGCAAAGCATTGCGCTGGCCAACAGTGAGCAGCGTGAGGTGGTGTCGAACCTGGCGGTGACGGCCAAGGAGCTGGAGAAACTGGCAGCGGACTTGCGTTCCGAGGTTGATCGCTTCCGTTGA
- a CDS encoding secondary thiamine-phosphate synthase enzyme YjbQ encodes MWQQTLITLRARPRGFHLVTDELLAGLPELKACRVGLLHLWLQHTSASLTINENADPAVRRDFERFFNRLIPQGTDGYEHNDEGLDDLPAHFKASVLGCQISLPVSAGRLALGTWQGVYLGEHRDHGGARKVLATLHGEGA; translated from the coding sequence ATGTGGCAACAGACTCTGATAACCCTGCGGGCACGGCCCCGGGGCTTTCATCTGGTAACGGACGAGTTACTCGCCGGCCTGCCTGAACTCAAGGCGTGCCGGGTCGGTCTGTTGCATTTGTGGCTGCAGCATACCTCGGCGTCGTTGACCATCAACGAGAACGCCGATCCGGCGGTCCGTCGCGACTTCGAACGATTTTTCAATCGTCTGATCCCACAAGGAACAGACGGCTATGAGCATAACGACGAAGGCCTGGACGACCTCCCGGCGCACTTCAAGGCCAGCGTACTTGGCTGCCAGATCAGTCTGCCGGTTTCGGCAGGGCGACTGGCTCTGGGCACCTGGCAAGGCGTTTATCTGGGCGAGCACCGTGATCATGGCGGTGCCCGTAAAGTCCTCGCCACCCTGCACGGTGAAGGGGCGTAA
- the sutA gene encoding transcriptional regulator SutA, translated as MSDDDLENDDLEVGDEDEAEEGLEAAAEDVADDDGGDDTPAPAAKGKAKAAVSIDELPSIEAKNKERDALAKAMEEFLARGGKVQEVEANVVADPPKKPDNKYGSRPI; from the coding sequence ATGAGCGACGATGATCTGGAAAACGACGACCTCGAAGTAGGCGACGAAGACGAGGCCGAGGAAGGCCTGGAAGCAGCAGCGGAAGACGTTGCTGACGACGATGGCGGTGACGATACGCCGGCCCCGGCTGCCAAAGGCAAAGCCAAGGCTGCGGTGTCGATCGACGAATTGCCGAGCATCGAAGCCAAGAACAAGGAGCGCGACGCCCTGGCCAAGGCCATGGAAGAATTCCTTGCGCGCGGCGGCAAGGTGCAGGAAGTGGAGGCCAACGTGGTCGCCGATCCGCCCAAGAAGCCTGACAACAAGTACGGCAGCCGCCCTATCTGA
- a CDS encoding accessory factor UbiK family protein, producing the protein MLAPKDFLDALSGTASRLFSGDTPLPKAEIESQFKMLLQSAFSKLDLVSREEFDSQMVVLARTRARLESLEAKVAEMEAKLTPPAE; encoded by the coding sequence ATGCTCGCGCCCAAAGACTTCCTCGACGCCCTGAGCGGCACTGCCTCCCGCCTGTTCAGCGGTGACACCCCGCTGCCGAAAGCCGAAATCGAAAGCCAGTTCAAGATGCTGTTGCAAAGTGCATTCAGCAAACTGGATCTGGTGAGCCGGGAAGAGTTTGACAGTCAGATGGTCGTACTGGCCCGTACCCGCGCTCGCCTCGAGAGCCTCGAAGCGAAAGTTGCCGAGATGGAAGCGAAGCTGACGCCGCCTGCGGAATAA
- a CDS encoding YifB family Mg chelatase-like AAA ATPase has protein sequence MSLSIVHSRAQIGVDAPAVTVEVHLANGLPSLTMVGLPEAAVKESKDRVRSAIINSGLQFPARRITLNLAPADLPKDGGRFDLAIALGILSASVQVPCLTLDEVECLGELALSGAVRPVRGVLPAALAARKAGRALVVPRANAEEACLASGLKVFAVDHLLEAVAHFNGHTPVEPYVSDGLIHAAKPYPDLNEVQGQMAAKRALLIAAAGAHNLLFSGPPGTGKTLLASRLPGLLPPLSECEALEVAAIQSVASGVPLTHWPQRPFRQPHHSASGPALVGGSSKPQPGEITLAHHGVLFLDELPEFDRKVLEVLREPMESGHIVIARAKERVRFPARFQLVAAMNPCPCGYLGEPSGKCSCTPDMVQRYRNKLSGPLLDRIDLHLTVAREATALNPTVKPGEDSATAAERVAEARERQLKRQSCANAFLDLPGLKRHCKLSTADETWLESACERLTLSLRSAHRLLKVARTLADLEQVDAIRREHLAEALQYRPATP, from the coding sequence ATGTCCCTCTCCATCGTCCACAGTCGCGCCCAGATTGGCGTCGATGCCCCCGCCGTCACCGTCGAAGTCCATCTCGCTAACGGTCTGCCCTCGCTGACCATGGTCGGCCTGCCGGAAGCGGCGGTGAAGGAGAGCAAGGACCGGGTGCGCAGCGCGATCATCAATTCCGGGCTGCAGTTTCCGGCGCGGCGGATCACCTTGAATCTGGCGCCGGCGGACTTGCCCAAGGATGGCGGGCGCTTTGATCTGGCGATTGCCTTGGGGATTCTGTCGGCGAGTGTGCAGGTGCCGTGTCTGACGCTGGATGAGGTGGAATGCCTCGGTGAGCTGGCGTTGTCCGGTGCGGTGCGGCCGGTACGCGGGGTGTTGCCGGCGGCACTGGCGGCGCGCAAGGCCGGGCGGGCACTGGTGGTACCGCGGGCGAATGCCGAGGAGGCGTGCCTGGCCTCGGGGTTGAAGGTGTTTGCGGTGGACCATCTGCTGGAGGCGGTGGCGCATTTCAACGGGCATACACCGGTCGAGCCTTATGTGTCGGACGGGCTGATTCATGCAGCGAAACCCTATCCCGACCTCAATGAAGTGCAAGGTCAGATGGCCGCGAAACGGGCGTTGCTGATTGCGGCGGCGGGCGCGCACAACCTGTTGTTCAGCGGGCCACCGGGGACGGGCAAAACATTGCTGGCTAGTCGCTTGCCGGGGCTGCTGCCGCCGCTGTCTGAATGCGAGGCACTGGAAGTGGCGGCAATTCAATCGGTCGCCAGCGGCGTGCCGCTGACCCACTGGCCGCAGCGACCGTTTCGCCAGCCGCACCACTCGGCATCCGGTCCGGCGCTGGTCGGAGGCAGCTCAAAACCGCAACCCGGCGAGATCACCCTTGCGCATCACGGCGTGCTGTTTCTCGATGAACTGCCGGAGTTTGATCGCAAGGTGCTGGAGGTTCTGCGCGAGCCGATGGAGTCCGGACATATCGTGATCGCCCGAGCCAAGGAACGTGTGCGATTTCCTGCGCGCTTTCAGCTGGTGGCGGCAATGAATCCGTGCCCCTGTGGATATCTTGGCGAGCCTAGCGGCAAGTGCTCCTGTACGCCGGACATGGTCCAGCGTTATCGCAACAAGCTATCGGGGCCGCTACTGGACCGGATCGACTTGCACCTGACGGTGGCGCGGGAGGCGACAGCGTTGAATCCAACGGTGAAGCCGGGCGAAGACAGTGCCACTGCCGCGGAACGTGTCGCCGAGGCGCGGGAACGGCAGCTGAAACGCCAGTCCTGCGCCAATGCCTTTCTCGATCTGCCGGGACTGAAACGCCACTGCAAGTTATCCACAGCCGATGAAACCTGGCTGGAGTCGGCCTGCGAACGGCTGACCCTGTCACTACGCTCAGCCCATCGTTTGCTCAAAGTCGCCAGAACCCTGGCAGACCTTGAGCAAGTCGATGCAATCCGCCGTGAGCATCTGGCCGAGGCGCTGCAGTATCGGCCGGCGACGCCTTAA
- a CDS encoding HAD-IA family hydrolase, which yields MNIQLITFDLDDTLWDTAPVIVSAEAVLRQWLSEHAPNLGAVPVEHLWAIRERVLASEPGLKHRISALRRRVLFHALEEAGYAHGEASDLADKSFEVFLHARHQITVFPEVEPTLEILANHYALGVVTNGNADVRRLGLADYFKFALCAEDIGIAKPDVRLFHEALQRGGVSADLAVHIGDHPGDDIAGAQQAGMRAIWFNPTGKVWEAERLPDAEIRSLTDLPAVLARWNALSN from the coding sequence ATGAACATCCAGTTGATCACCTTCGACCTCGACGACACCCTGTGGGACACCGCCCCGGTGATCGTCAGCGCCGAAGCGGTATTGCGCCAGTGGTTGAGCGAACACGCACCCAATCTGGGCGCGGTGCCGGTGGAGCATCTGTGGGCGATTCGCGAGCGGGTGCTGGCCAGCGAACCGGGCCTCAAACATCGCATCAGCGCGTTGCGTCGGCGCGTGCTGTTCCACGCGCTGGAAGAAGCCGGGTACGCCCACGGCGAAGCTTCCGATCTGGCCGACAAGAGTTTTGAAGTGTTCCTGCACGCGCGGCACCAGATCACGGTATTTCCCGAGGTCGAACCGACTCTGGAAATCCTCGCCAACCACTACGCCCTCGGCGTGGTCACCAACGGCAATGCCGACGTGCGTCGATTGGGCCTGGCGGATTACTTCAAGTTTGCGTTGTGCGCGGAAGACATCGGCATCGCCAAGCCGGATGTGCGGCTGTTTCACGAGGCGTTGCAGCGTGGTGGTGTGAGCGCTGATCTGGCGGTACACATTGGTGATCATCCCGGCGATGACATTGCCGGGGCGCAACAGGCAGGCATGCGCGCGATCTGGTTCAACCCGACGGGCAAGGTCTGGGAAGCCGAGCGCCTGCCGGATGCCGAGATCCGCAGCCTGACTGATTTGCCGGCGGTACTGGCGCGCTGGAATGCCCTCTCGAACTGA
- the glnK gene encoding P-II family nitrogen regulator, giving the protein MKLVTAIIKPFKLDDVRESLSEIGVQGITVTEVKGFGRQKGHTELYRGAEYVVDFLPKVKIDVAIDDKDLDRVIEAITKAANTGKIGDGKIFVVNLEQAIRIRTGETDTDAI; this is encoded by the coding sequence ATGAAGCTAGTCACTGCCATCATCAAGCCGTTCAAGTTGGACGACGTGCGCGAGTCGCTGTCCGAAATCGGCGTGCAGGGCATTACCGTCACTGAAGTCAAAGGCTTCGGCCGGCAGAAGGGTCACACCGAGCTGTATCGCGGCGCGGAGTATGTGGTCGATTTTCTGCCCAAGGTGAAAATCGACGTGGCCATCGACGACAAGGATCTGGATCGGGTTATCGAGGCGATAACCAAGGCTGCCAACACCGGCAAGATCGGTGACGGCAAGATCTTCGTGGTCAATCTGGAACAGGCGATCCGCATCCGTACCGGCGAAACCGATACCGACGCGATCTAA
- a CDS encoding aldose 1-epimerase family protein, producing the protein MTPFKLAVALGALSAASHAMAWDYVLLDTNKPAQNWSITSEQLGVKTDKPFSVSLRTLHGGRQEGVSIVDIDNGTMKLSVVPTRGMNVLQASVGSVRMGWDSPVKEVVNPAFIELNGRGGLGWLEGFNELVARCGYEWVGHPGMDNGELLTLHGRAANIPASSVTLHIDEKPPYAISLRGELKEQAFKKVDFSVVTELVTEPGSVRFALNDTLTNNGDYPKEYQALYHSNFSTPFLEQGARFAAPVKQVSPFNDKAKGDLPDWQTYRAPTKDYDETVYNVVPYADAKGETLAVLHNKAGSLGVSVGFNTQQLPVFSLWKNTDTQGQGYVTGLEPGTSFSYNRRYQRPLNLVPTIAPKASQQFQISYSLLADKGAVDKALKRVTEIQAGRETEVRQAPLVDLTEH; encoded by the coding sequence ATGACCCCGTTCAAACTCGCCGTTGCACTCGGCGCACTCTCTGCTGCTTCCCACGCCATGGCTTGGGATTACGTACTCCTCGACACCAACAAACCCGCGCAAAACTGGAGCATCACCAGTGAGCAGCTCGGGGTGAAAACCGACAAACCCTTTTCCGTGAGTCTGCGCACCTTGCACGGTGGGCGACAGGAGGGGGTCAGCATCGTCGACATCGATAACGGCACGATGAAACTCTCGGTGGTGCCGACCCGCGGCATGAATGTCCTGCAAGCCTCTGTTGGTAGTGTGCGTATGGGTTGGGATTCGCCGGTCAAGGAAGTGGTCAACCCGGCTTTCATCGAACTCAACGGACGCGGTGGCCTGGGTTGGCTGGAAGGCTTCAACGAGCTGGTGGCCCGCTGCGGTTATGAATGGGTCGGCCATCCCGGCATGGACAATGGTGAGTTGCTGACTCTGCACGGGCGCGCCGCCAACATCCCGGCCAGCAGCGTCACCCTGCACATTGACGAAAAACCACCCTACGCCATCAGTCTGCGCGGCGAACTGAAAGAGCAGGCGTTCAAGAAAGTCGACTTCTCGGTCGTCACCGAACTGGTCACCGAGCCCGGTAGCGTGCGTTTCGCCCTCAACGATACGCTGACCAACAACGGCGATTATCCAAAGGAATACCAGGCGCTGTACCACAGCAATTTCAGTACGCCATTCCTTGAGCAGGGCGCACGTTTTGCGGCTCCGGTAAAACAGGTTTCGCCTTTTAACGACAAGGCCAAGGGCGATCTGCCCGACTGGCAGACCTACCGCGCGCCGACCAAGGACTACGACGAAACCGTCTACAACGTCGTGCCTTATGCGGACGCTAAAGGCGAAACCCTGGCCGTGCTGCACAACAAGGCCGGCAGTCTTGGCGTTTCTGTTGGCTTCAATACGCAGCAACTGCCGGTATTTTCCCTGTGGAAAAACACCGACACTCAAGGGCAGGGCTATGTAACGGGACTTGAGCCGGGTACCAGTTTTTCCTACAACCGCCGCTATCAGCGTCCGTTGAATCTGGTGCCGACCATTGCGCCAAAGGCCAGCCAACAGTTTCAGATCAGCTACAGCCTGCTGGCGGACAAAGGCGCTGTGGATAAAGCCTTGAAGCGCGTGACCGAGATTCAGGCCGGGCGTGAAACCGAAGTGCGGCAGGCACCGCTGGTTGATCTGACCGAGCATTAA
- a CDS encoding DUF484 family protein, whose product MTDKPQVPARQSDESASESLEAAAVAAYLEAHPDFFVEHEELLPALRIPHQRGDTVSLVERQMSILRDRNIEMRHRLSQLMDVARDNDRLFDKTRRLILSLMDAASLEDVVISVEDSLRQDFQVPFVSLILLGDNPAPVGRWVTHADAQTAIGGLLTEGKSVSGTLREHELDFLFGEEQRKQIGSTAVVAVSHQGIHGILAIASRDPQHYKSSVGTLFLSYIAEVMGRVLPRVNSSLRSVR is encoded by the coding sequence ATGACCGATAAGCCTCAGGTACCCGCCCGACAGTCCGACGAATCAGCGTCCGAGAGCCTGGAGGCGGCAGCGGTTGCCGCATACCTCGAGGCTCATCCGGACTTCTTCGTCGAGCACGAAGAACTGCTGCCCGCCCTGCGCATTCCGCATCAGCGCGGTGACACCGTATCGCTGGTCGAACGGCAGATGAGCATCCTGCGCGACCGCAACATCGAAATGCGGCATCGTCTCTCGCAGTTGATGGACGTGGCCCGCGACAACGACCGGCTGTTCGACAAGACCCGCCGTCTGATCCTGTCGCTGATGGACGCCGCCAGCCTGGAAGACGTGGTGATCAGCGTCGAAGACAGCCTGCGCCAGGATTTTCAGGTGCCCTTTGTCAGCCTGATCCTGCTCGGCGACAACCCGGCGCCGGTTGGCCGCTGGGTAACCCACGCCGACGCACAAACCGCTATTGGCGGCCTGCTCACCGAAGGCAAGAGCGTCAGCGGCACCCTGCGGGAACATGAGCTGGACTTCCTGTTCGGCGAAGAGCAGCGCAAGCAGATCGGCTCCACTGCAGTGGTTGCGGTCAGCCATCAAGGCATCCACGGCATTCTGGCAATCGCCAGCCGTGATCCGCAGCACTACAAGAGTTCGGTGGGCACGCTGTTCCTCAGCTACATCGCTGAAGTCATGGGTCGCGTGCTGCCACGGGTCAACAGCTCCCTGCGCTCGGTACGCTGA
- the xerC gene encoding tyrosine recombinase XerC — MERQLDAYCEHLRSERQVSPHTLSAYRRDLDKVLGWCLKQNIGSWAALDIQRLRSLIARLHAQGQSSRSLARLLSAVRGLYHYLNREGLCDHDPATGLAPPKGERRLPKTLDTDRALQLLEGAVEDDFLARRDQAILELFYSSGLRLSELTGLNLDQLDLADSMVQVLGKGSKTRLLPVGKKAREALEQWLPLRAMTNPADDAVFVSQQGRRLGPRAIQVRVKLAGERELGQNLHPHMLRHSFASHLLESSQDLRAVQELLGHSDIKTTQIYTHLDFQHLAAVYDSAHPRAKRSKGDDS; from the coding sequence ATGGAACGACAACTGGACGCTTACTGCGAACACCTGCGCAGTGAGCGACAGGTGTCGCCGCACACCCTGTCGGCCTACCGCCGCGACCTCGATAAAGTCCTCGGCTGGTGCCTCAAACAGAACATCGGCAGTTGGGCGGCGCTGGATATTCAGCGTCTGCGCAGCCTGATCGCCCGCCTGCATGCCCAGGGGCAGTCGTCGCGCAGCCTCGCCCGATTACTTTCAGCGGTGCGCGGGCTCTATCACTATCTGAATCGCGAAGGCCTGTGCGACCACGACCCGGCGACCGGTCTGGCGCCGCCGAAAGGCGAACGGCGCCTGCCAAAAACCCTCGACACCGACCGTGCGTTGCAACTGCTTGAAGGTGCGGTCGAGGACGATTTTCTCGCCCGTCGTGATCAGGCGATTCTCGAACTGTTCTATTCCTCGGGCCTGCGCCTGTCCGAGCTGACCGGGCTCAATCTCGATCAGCTGGATCTGGCCGACAGCATGGTTCAGGTGCTCGGCAAGGGCAGCAAGACCCGTCTGCTGCCGGTCGGCAAAAAGGCTCGCGAAGCACTCGAGCAATGGCTGCCGCTGCGGGCCATGACCAACCCGGCCGACGACGCCGTGTTCGTCAGTCAGCAAGGCCGGCGCCTCGGCCCGCGGGCGATTCAGGTGCGAGTGAAACTGGCCGGCGAGCGCGAACTGGGGCAGAACCTGCACCCGCACATGCTGCGGCACTCCTTCGCCAGCCACTTGCTGGAATCCTCGCAGGATCTGCGCGCGGTGCAGGAACTGCTCGGCCACTCGGACATCAAGACCACGCAGATCTACACCCACCTGGATTTCCAGCACCTGGCGGCGGTCTACGACAGCGCCCATCCACGGGCCAAACGCAGCAAAGGCGACGATTCATGA
- a CDS encoding ammonium transporter, with protein MTLRKFAGLGALLSIVMPGLAMAADPVAPPVLNSGDTAWMLTSTALVLFMTIPGLALFYGGMVRSKNILSVMMQCFAITGLVTILWFLYGYSMAFDTTGMEANVVNLNSFVGSFAKAFLAGITPASITGPAALFPEAVFVTYQMTFAIITPALIVGAFAERMKFSAMLVFMGVWFTLVYAPIAHMVWSGPGSLLGDWGVLDFAGGTVVHINAGIAGLVACLVLGKRKGFPTTPMAPHNLGYTLMGAAMLWVGWFGFNAGSAAAANGTAGMAMLVTQIATAAAALGWMFAEWITHGKPSALGIASGVVAGLVAITPAAGTVGPMGSLIIGLAAGVVCFFCATTLKRKLGYDDSLDAFGVHGIGGILGAILTGVFAAPALGGFGTVTDIASQVWIQCKGVGFTVIYTAVVTFIILKVLDVVMGLRATEEEEAVGLDLAQHNERGYNL; from the coding sequence ATGACTCTGCGTAAATTCGCAGGGCTAGGCGCCCTGTTGTCCATCGTAATGCCCGGCCTGGCTATGGCGGCAGATCCGGTGGCGCCTCCAGTCCTCAATTCCGGCGACACCGCCTGGATGCTGACCTCCACAGCCCTCGTGCTGTTCATGACCATTCCCGGCCTCGCGCTGTTCTACGGCGGCATGGTGCGGTCGAAAAACATTCTTTCGGTGATGATGCAGTGCTTCGCCATTACCGGCCTGGTCACCATCCTGTGGTTCCTTTATGGCTACAGCATGGCGTTCGACACCACCGGGATGGAAGCCAACGTCGTCAACCTGAACTCCTTCGTCGGCAGCTTTGCCAAGGCCTTCCTCGCGGGCATCACGCCTGCCAGCATTACCGGCCCGGCAGCACTTTTCCCTGAAGCGGTGTTCGTCACTTATCAAATGACCTTCGCCATCATCACTCCGGCGCTGATCGTCGGTGCCTTCGCCGAGCGCATGAAGTTCTCCGCGATGCTGGTGTTCATGGGCGTCTGGTTCACTCTGGTGTATGCGCCGATCGCGCACATGGTCTGGAGCGGTCCGGGTTCGCTGCTGGGCGATTGGGGCGTGCTCGATTTCGCCGGCGGCACCGTGGTTCACATCAACGCCGGTATCGCCGGTCTGGTGGCGTGCCTGGTGCTGGGCAAGCGTAAAGGCTTCCCGACCACCCCGATGGCACCGCACAACCTTGGTTACACCCTGATGGGCGCGGCGATGCTGTGGGTCGGCTGGTTCGGCTTCAACGCCGGTTCCGCCGCGGCCGCCAACGGCACTGCCGGCATGGCGATGCTGGTGACTCAGATCGCTACCGCTGCTGCAGCATTGGGCTGGATGTTCGCCGAGTGGATCACCCACGGCAAACCTAGCGCACTGGGCATTGCCTCGGGTGTGGTTGCAGGTCTGGTGGCAATCACGCCGGCAGCCGGTACCGTGGGCCCGATGGGCTCGCTGATCATCGGTCTGGCGGCCGGTGTGGTGTGCTTCTTCTGCGCGACCACGCTGAAACGCAAACTCGGTTACGACGACTCCCTGGATGCCTTCGGCGTGCACGGTATCGGCGGTATCCTCGGCGCGATCCTCACCGGCGTGTTCGCCGCGCCGGCGCTGGGTGGCTTCGGCACCGTGACCGACATCGCTTCGCAAGTGTGGATTCAGTGCAAAGGTGTCGGCTTCACGGTGATCTACACCGCGGTCGTCACCTTTATCATCCTCAAGGTACTGGACGTGGTCATGGGCCTGCGTGCCACCGAGGAAGAAGAGGCAGTGGGTCTGGACCTGGCACAACACAACGAACGCGGCTACAACCTGTAA
- the dapF gene encoding diaminopimelate epimerase yields the protein MLLRFTKMHGLGNDFMVLDLVSQHAHIQPKHAKQWGDRHTGIGFDQLLIVEAPSNPDVDFRYRIFNSDGSEVEQCGNGARCFARFVLDKRLTAKRQIRVETKGGIIELDVRNDGQIGVNMGAPRLVPADIPFDAPAQATSYQLEVDGTTVELAAVSMGNPHAVLRVQDINNAPVHELGPKIEHHPRFPARVNVGFIQVIDRNRAQLRVWERGAGETQACGTGACAAAVAAISQGWMDSPLMIDLPGGRLSIEWAGPGQPVLMTGPAVRVYEGQVRL from the coding sequence ATGCTGCTGCGTTTTACCAAAATGCACGGCCTGGGCAATGACTTCATGGTTCTCGACCTGGTCAGCCAGCACGCGCATATTCAGCCCAAGCACGCCAAGCAATGGGGCGACCGGCACACCGGTATCGGTTTCGACCAGTTGCTGATCGTCGAAGCGCCGAGCAATCCGGACGTGGATTTCCGTTACCGGATCTTCAACTCCGATGGCTCGGAAGTGGAACAGTGCGGCAACGGTGCACGCTGCTTCGCGCGCTTCGTTCTGGACAAGCGCCTGACGGCCAAACGGCAGATTCGCGTCGAGACCAAGGGCGGCATCATCGAGCTGGACGTGCGTAACGACGGCCAGATCGGGGTGAACATGGGCGCGCCGCGCCTGGTGCCGGCGGACATTCCGTTCGACGCGCCGGCGCAGGCTACCAGCTATCAACTGGAGGTCGACGGCACCACGGTCGAGCTGGCCGCCGTGTCGATGGGCAATCCCCATGCGGTGCTGCGCGTACAGGACATCAACAACGCACCGGTGCATGAACTGGGGCCGAAAATCGAACACCACCCGCGCTTCCCGGCGCGGGTCAATGTCGGTTTCATCCAGGTCATCGACCGCAACCGTGCGCAGTTGCGCGTCTGGGAACGCGGCGCCGGGGAAACTCAGGCCTGTGGCACCGGCGCCTGCGCCGCCGCTGTAGCTGCAATCAGTCAGGGGTGGATGGATTCGCCGCTGATGATCGACCTGCCCGGCGGGCGTCTGTCCATTGAATGGGCAGGCCCTGGCCAACCGGTGCTGATGACCGGCCCGGCAGTGCGTGTATACGAAGGACAAGTGCGTCTTTGA